CCCAGCCCGTCCAAGAGGACGCAGGCCCAGCCCGGCAGGTTCGGGAGTACGCAGGTCTGTCCGGGAGGACACAGACTCGGCCCGGCAGGTTTGTGCGGACGCAGGCCCATCCAGGAGGATGCAGGCACGGCCCATGCAGGAGAACACAGACCTGGCGCGGCCTGGCCTCGCCCATCCGGGAGGACGCAGGTCCGGCCCGTCGAGGAGGACTCAGGCTCGGCCCGTCCAGGAGGACGCAGGCCCGGCCAGGCCCATTTGGGAGGACACAGGTCCGTCTGGGAGGACGCATGCCCGCCCAGTCCGGCAGGATGCAGGCTCAGCTTGGCGTGTCCAGGAGGATGCAGGCCTGGCCCAGCTTGGCTCGTCCTGGATGACGCAGGTCAAGTCCGGGAGGACACATGACGGGCCTGGCCCTTCCGGGAGGACTTAGGACAGGCCCGGAACATCCAGGAGGACACAGACCCAGCCCGGCAGGTTTGGGAGGGCGCAGGACCGTCCGAGAGGACGCAGGCCCGGCCCGGCCCGTCTGGGAGGATGCAGGCCCGGCCAGGCAAGTCCAGGAGGACACGATGGGCCCACCGGTCCGGGAGGACGCAGGCCCGACCCTACCGGGAGGACACAGGCCAGGCTCGGCCTTGCTTATCCGGGAGGATGCAAGCCCGGCCAGTCAAGTCCGGCAGGATTCAAGACGGGCCTGGCCCATCTGGGAGGACACAGACCGGCCCTTCCTGGAGGACGCGAGTCCGTCCAGGAGGACGCAGGCCCGTCTGGAGGGACACATGCCCGGCCCGTCTGGGAGGACTCAGGCCATGCCTGGAACGTCCGGGAAGACGCAGACCCGGCCCTGCCCATCTGGGAGGATGCAGGTCCATCCAGAAGGTCGCACGCCCGGCCCAGCCCGTCTGGGAGAACGCAGGCCCGTCTGGGAGGACGCAGGCCCGGCCCTTCCGGCAGGACGCAGGCCCGGCCCGGTCCGTCTGGGCGGACCCAGGTCCATCAGAGAGGAAGCAGTCCTGGCCCAGCCCGTTTGGGAGGGCGCAGTCCCAGCCCGACCTGGCCCGTCCGGGAGGATGCAGGCCCAGCTGGGCAAGTCTGGGAGGATGCATGACGGGCCCAGCCCATCCTTGAGGACGTAGCCTGGCCTGTCCGGGAGGACACAGGCCCAGCACGTCTGGGAGGACGCAGCCTGGCCTGTCCGGTAGAACGCTGACCCGGCCTGGCCCATTCAAAAACACCCAGGACCGTCTGGGAGGACACAGTCCTGGCCCGGCCCATCCGGGAGGAAGGAGGACTGTCCAGGAAAACACAGGTCCGGCCCGTCTGGGAAGGCGCAGGCCCGGCCCACCCCATCCGGGAGGGCGGAGGCCCATCTGGTAGGACGCAGGCCGGCCCATCCGGGAGGACGCAGGCCCGGCGTGGTCTGGATCGCCCAGGAGGACGCAGGCCCGGCCGCTCAAGTCCGGGAGGATGCAGGCCCGGCCTGGGAGGTTCGGGAGGATGCAGGACCGTCCCGGAGGACACAGGCCCGGCCCTTCTGGGAGGACTCAGGCCAGGCCCAGAACGTCCAGGAAGACGCAGACTCGGCCCTGCCTATCTGGGAGGGTGCAGGTCCGTCCCAGCCCGGCTGGGAGAACGCAGGCCCGTCTGGGAGGACTCAGGCCAGGCCCAGCCCGTC
The nucleotide sequence above comes from Carcharodon carcharias isolate sCarCar2 chromosome 19, sCarCar2.pri, whole genome shotgun sequence. Encoded proteins:
- the LOC121291298 gene encoding collagen alpha-1(I) chain-like, with translation MTGLALPGGLRTGPEHPGGHRPSPAGLGGRRTVREDAGPARPVWEDAGPARQVQEDTMGPPVREDAGPTLPGGHRPGSALLIREDASPASQVRQDSRRAWPIWEDTDRPFLEDASPSRRTQARLEGHMPGPSGRTQAMPGTSGKTQTRPCPSGRMQVHPEGRTPGPARLGERRPVWEDAGPALPAGRRPGPVRLGGPRSIREEAVLAQPVWEGAVPARPGPSGRMQAQLGPSGRTQSWPGPSGRKEDCPGKHRSGPSGKAQARPTPSGRAEAHLVGRRPAHPGGRRPGVVWIAQEDAGPAAQVREDAGPAWEVREDAGPSRRTQARPFWEDSGQAQNVQEDADSALPIWEGAGPSQPGWENAGPSGRTQARPSPSRRTQSRPSLASPVREDAGPVCPGGCRPSPACSGGLAQLAAPGLARLRARMPRPACSMDTRPGIAPSTEA